The genomic DNA AGGCCTCGGGGTGGCGCGGTTGCTGTCCCAGGAGCCGAGTTTGTCGGCTCGGGTGCGCTTGCTGTTTCAACCCGCCGAAGAGCTGGCCCAGGGGGCGGTTTGGATGCGGGATGCGGGGGCTGTGGACGGCCTTGATGCTTTGTATGGGGTGCATGTGGTCCCGAATCTGCCGGTGGGCACGGTGGGAATTCGGCGGGGCTGTCTGACGGCGGCGGCCGGCGAGCTGGAGATTCTGGTGCAGGGGGAGGGTGGCCATGGTGCTCGTCCCCATCAGTCGGTGGATGCTGTTTGGCTGGCGGCTCGGGTGATCACAGAGCTCCAGCAGACCATCGCCCGCCGCTTGGATGCGTTGCAGCCGGTGGTGATCAGTTTCGGCAAGGTGCAAGGAGGGCGTGCCTTCAACGTGATTGCCGATCAGGTGCGTTTGCTGGGCACGGTGCGTTGCCTGGATCTTCAGCAGCATGCCCAACTGCCGGCCTGGATCGACGAGACGGTGCAGGGGATCTGTGCCAGCGGTGGCGGCACCGCCGTCGTGAACTACCGCTGTATTGCGCCACCGGTGCACAACGATGCGCAGCTCACGACCTTGCTCGAACGCTGTGCGGTGGAGTGTCTGGGCCGCGACAAGGTGCTGCCGGTGGAGCAACCCTCCCTGGGGGCGGAAGACTTTGCTGAGCTGCTTCGGGATGTCCCGGGAATGATGGTGCGGTTGGGGGTGGCCGGGCCCGAAGGGTGTGCGCCGCTGCACAACGGAGCGTTTGCACTGGA from Synechococcus sp. MU1643 includes the following:
- a CDS encoding amidohydrolase; the encoded protein is MTQASALSDRLIRELPELLELRRHLHAHPELSGEEHQTAALVAGELRQLGWRVREGVGRTGVVAELGPDHGPTVGLRVDMDALPVEERTGLPYASTRQGLMHACGHDLHTCTGLGVARLLSQEPSLSARVRLLFQPAEELAQGAVWMRDAGAVDGLDALYGVHVVPNLPVGTVGIRRGCLTAAAGELEILVQGEGGHGARPHQSVDAVWLAARVITELQQTIARRLDALQPVVISFGKVQGGRAFNVIADQVRLLGTVRCLDLQQHAQLPAWIDETVQGICASGGGTAVVNYRCIAPPVHNDAQLTTLLERCAVECLGRDKVLPVEQPSLGAEDFAELLRDVPGMMVRLGVAGPEGCAPLHNGAFALEEGALGVGIAVLTATVLAWIAENTSV